In one Fodinicola acaciae genomic region, the following are encoded:
- a CDS encoding thiamine pyrophosphate-dependent dehydrogenase E1 component subunit alpha translates to MTVLTLLSNHRDTLLSMYAAMVKTRLCEEAVLSLAGADYLPVRGQEAVAAGTAAALDEGDRLVTTRRCLHELVACGVPLRDVVRLAAAQWGAAEARASAPAHGVIFSTGTPGAGIPVAAGAALAAKVTGSDRVVVVSFGDGATNTGAFHEAANLAAVQRLPLVLLCQNNLYSRYTPVLETMRINRIAARAQAYGMPGRTVDGNDPVAVREAVGEAVALARAGGGPMLVECVTFRLGGYRAGDGPDYIPPEDLAMAMAEDPVPRYERWLRETTGIDPESLARIASAARREVEEVISW, encoded by the coding sequence ATGACCGTCCTCACGTTGCTGAGTAACCACCGGGACACGCTGCTGTCGATGTACGCGGCGATGGTGAAGACCCGGCTGTGCGAGGAGGCCGTCCTGTCCCTGGCCGGGGCCGACTACCTGCCCGTACGAGGGCAGGAGGCGGTCGCCGCCGGGACCGCGGCGGCCCTGGACGAGGGCGACCGGCTGGTCACGACCCGGCGCTGCCTGCATGAGCTGGTCGCCTGCGGCGTGCCGCTGCGAGACGTCGTACGGCTGGCGGCCGCGCAGTGGGGTGCCGCGGAGGCGCGTGCGTCGGCTCCGGCGCACGGTGTCATTTTCTCCACCGGCACTCCGGGGGCGGGCATTCCGGTGGCGGCTGGCGCGGCCCTTGCCGCGAAGGTCACCGGGAGCGACCGGGTGGTGGTCGTGTCGTTTGGTGACGGTGCGACGAACACCGGCGCTTTCCACGAGGCGGCGAACCTGGCGGCCGTACAACGGCTGCCGCTTGTGCTGCTGTGCCAGAACAATCTCTACAGCCGTTACACCCCGGTGCTGGAAACGATGCGAATCAACCGGATCGCGGCGCGGGCGCAGGCGTACGGGATGCCGGGACGGACCGTTGACGGCAACGACCCGGTGGCCGTACGCGAGGCGGTCGGCGAGGCGGTCGCTTTGGCCAGGGCCGGTGGCGGGCCGATGCTGGTGGAGTGCGTGACGTTCCGGCTCGGCGGCTATCGGGCCGGGGACGGGCCGGACTACATCCCGCCGGAGGACCTGGCGATGGCCATGGCGGAGGATCCCGTGCCGCGATACGAGCGGTGGCTGCGGGAGACCACTGGCATCGATCCGGAGAGCCTGGCGCGGATCGCGTCGGCCGCCAGGCGTGAGGTCGAGGAGGTCATCTCATGGTGA
- a CDS encoding TetR/AcrR family transcriptional regulator codes for MPKPAITRSRMSSGAGNTETRRAILDAAERLFAEEGVQAVSNRQIAAAAGRGDTSVVGYYFESKADLVRELLRRYNTRVDLLRDKMLDQVGESESLRDWIECLVYPYTDIFDADGVPGWHARLGVQIVADPTLRDIAVQETNTATFRRLLRGLDRCLPELSPELKRERTRIASHVIVHSCADLERAMANGLPLPFPSWSESAAVIIDAIVGLLTAPVSEPGRRGG; via the coding sequence GTGCCGAAGCCAGCCATCACCCGGTCTCGGATGAGCAGCGGCGCCGGCAACACCGAAACCCGGCGGGCGATCCTGGACGCGGCCGAGCGACTGTTCGCCGAGGAAGGCGTCCAAGCCGTCTCCAACCGCCAGATCGCCGCCGCCGCCGGCCGCGGCGACACATCCGTCGTCGGCTACTACTTCGAGTCGAAGGCCGACCTGGTCAGGGAGCTGCTGCGCCGCTACAACACGCGGGTCGACCTGCTGCGGGACAAGATGCTTGACCAGGTCGGCGAGTCGGAGTCGCTGCGCGACTGGATCGAATGCCTGGTCTACCCGTACACCGACATCTTCGACGCCGACGGTGTTCCCGGCTGGCATGCGCGGCTCGGCGTCCAGATCGTGGCCGACCCGACATTGCGCGACATCGCCGTACAGGAGACCAACACGGCGACCTTCCGGCGCCTGCTGCGCGGTCTCGACCGCTGCCTGCCGGAGCTGTCGCCGGAGCTGAAGCGCGAGCGTACGCGGATCGCCAGCCACGTCATCGTGCACAGCTGCGCCGACCTCGAACGCGCCATGGCAAACGGCCTGCCGCTGCCGTTTCCGTCCTGGAGCGAGTCGGCCGCGGTGATCATCGACGCGATCGTGGGATTGCTGACCGCGCCCGTGTCAGAACCGGGCCGGCGCGGCGGCTGA